The following nucleotide sequence is from Sander vitreus isolate 19-12246 chromosome 3, sanVit1, whole genome shotgun sequence.
CCCTCGTCCAGTTCAATCTCACTACACAAAAGGGTTTACCAGGCAGCCTCCCCCGCCATCTGATCTCACCACCAGGTGGTGAGCAGTTGACAGCACTGCTCCGCTGTTGGCCCGAGTGTCCAAGACACACAGCCACAGACCTGATCATATGACCATAAAGTTGGTCATCAATCTTTGGTCTAGGGTGTGAACGCTTGTTATGGTCAATCTATGACTAGTGAGTCCAATGTCAAAGCACCACTCAGGTTCAGATCTGACCGGCCATTCCTTCCAATCATCCCCATCCAGGtttctccatcattgcccacatgATAGATGACGATCCCCAGCAGAACTATAGAGTCCCTTGGTGGTATCCTTTCTACAATGACATCCAGAGACTCCAAGAAGACTGGTTACTTCAAATTGTTTGGTGCGTAGGCACAAACAAAGAGTCACAGACATCCCTTGACCGACTCACACAGTGTTTTTCCTGCACAGAGAAAGTTTTAGcacccccaaagaggtttttagGCAGCACCAAAGGAATATCAGAAGTGCCAAAACATCTGATTTTCAGCAGCCGCTATATATTACACTGCAGCTGGCGCTGATTTGACTGGATCTGATTGCTCCGCTGTAAAGCTAGCGCTAATGGGATTTCCGTTACAGAGTTAGAGTATACCCTGGGGGACCAGCGGCGCAGCGAGAAGCTGCTGCTGACGGGCGCGGAGCTCTCAGTCTTTTTTGGCAACAGGCTGCGCTGCCGTctatcagtattaaattgagacagtttaaTAACCTGTTAAAATGTTTCGCAGATGTGTTAAATACTAGTCCAATTCCGTATAtgggtacagttggttttaacaccTGATGCGAACCATACGGCAGTATGTATGAAAACCACAGTTGCGACAGCTTTATTGGCATTGACCTGACTCCCTGAAGAAGCTGCAGAGGTGGCGGTAGCCCGCTCCGTCTCTCTGCTGAGCCCCGTTCACGTAACAGCAGCAGTTATACTGTATTTCCCACTATGATGGTTGCATTTGCAATTAATCCACGGTTCACATGCAAACCGAACCGTAGGGGCGGTCCGTTACActactactgtactgtatattcaactTTACTGATAATGTATTGATCAATAGAATGTATTTctaaatagaaaacattacactttgtattcataacactattgtattattgtacaatTAGCTTCAAAAGtaatagcagttaccttatgtaagtcactcctaaatttttcaacttgggaaaAAAGTTACTGTTATGCCCTATTCATACTTATCAAAAGAACTGGACTTCGTGGTCAAGTGTAGTCGGTTGTGAAAGCCCCAAGGGGttctgaccaagcgtcagtatctGATGAGTTGGGAATAagaaagggttgaaagcacaagTGAAGGCACATTGTAGCTCAAGCTCTTTGACCATATGCTTACATTTTTCTACTATGTATAACAGTCTTTGCGAGTCAGTATATGCAAGTGCAGAGCATGTGTGAATGTAAAATCTATCACAagagtgttcctgactgaagTGTAGATCGTGGAGGTCTTTTTCAGTTTCCAGTGTtaataaagcattaaaaaaCAGTATAGAAAATGGGTGGATtaactttattttacaaaaacagtCAAGTGTCATCAGTTTGTACACAAATATTTGCATTTATCAACACAGATTTCATTTTGTCATTAGGGGAAATGCATTTGGTTCTACCACAATTCAAACCAACACATACTTTGTTcaaattattgtattttaaatacaacCGATATAGTGTAATACAGTGAACTTGGGCAGACTTCTTTAATGGTCTGTTATGCTTATGAACTGTACACTTTGAATTTGAGCAGGCCAGGAATAGTTTAAATATGAAATTTTTTCAATGTTGGGGAAGTTCAGTGTATTGTTTTCCTGAAGACTTTTCATCAAGaaattgtgattgatttataCAAATATACTGATCTTAGACCCAAAGCTCTGTTTTGCTctcctttttatattttcacaCAATTAATACAGAGCCACTGATGTGTGTTGTGCTGAATaatgtgcatactgtatatcaatgtcacaactctctgttggctctCTATCTTCTTTCTTTCCAGTATAATGTACCAAAGCCTGATAAATAAAGATAGATAAAATATTTATGTGGCAATGAAGAACCGTGACCCATTAGTGTAATCTGAACTAAAAACCACAAAGCTGCTCAAGGCCCCGCATTAGACTGGTAAAGTTATTAAAATtcagttgattaaaaaaagtgataagcaGCATTATTACATAAAAAGTCAGCAACTTAAAACACACAATTTTGTTTTCTATACTCTCCTACTGTACTTTACTATAACAAGTAAATGATTAAGATTGCTTCAGGCTTTTGAAAGCTGCAGTtgatgaaatacaaaaaaggtCGGTCACATATAAATTACAATAGCAATGATGCAAACTGTGCTATTGTAGTATTTTCTGGAATAAACGTCATCACACATTGTCCTTGAATCTTGCACCAGGTGTTCATTGTAGCAATACaacattcattattaaattgGGCCAGACATTTTCAGAAAAAGGTAACCATAATGATCCACAATGATCAACAAGTGCATGGTAAAGGTTGATGGAGAACTGTATCTTTTACAGATTTTAATTGCATGAGTAGCCTATAACAAAGTATTGGCTGCATGTATTGAAAATGATTATGGCAGGTCATGGCACATTGTTTTTTACACAGTAATATCTAAAAGGGACATAGTATTTCAATGCAAGAAAAAAGTTTTCATCCCTAAGGCCATAAATGAGAGGACTCAGACATCTTGGAGCAAGATTAAAAGTTATGTAATTAAAGTACCTGACATTAATGTATAACATTAAATTAATCTGGAATACAGCAGTTTCTATGAATGGACACCACAGCTGGATgagacagagcagcagctggaaaGCATGAAGAATTACTGTGCTGAGCCCTTTCCATGATGACTTTTTGTTCTCTCCTGATGCAGCTTTGGCCACTTTCATTATTCCAATGTAGGAAAAAATAATGGTGACAGACATGATTAAGAAGTAGCACTGATACACAGCTAACTTAATGTGATCCTGCCATCGGAGAAAGACAAATATATCCATGGAGCATATCCTATATTGGGTATACAAGTTATGGGTGACAGATGCAAAGAAGATGGAGAGAACAACAATACAGGGTACAGAGCTGAGGCCGTGAATGATGAGGATGCTGTTCAGAGCGCTACGAGTGGAGCACAGCTCTCCATGACGCAGGGGCATGCAAATAGCCACGTAACGCTCCAGGGTCATTGCTGTCAAAGTAACTGGGGTGACAAAAGTATACAGAGACAAAGGAATATAGATAATGATGCATAAGCCAATTTGCATAGTAAAACGGAAATAGCTCAGGATGAGCAGGATATCAGACATGAATAATATAAAGCTATCAGACAGTAGTGTAACAGCAAATAAGATGTAGCGTGCAGTTGTGTAGAAGctctcctttttaaaaaaggtcacAATGAGCAACATATTAAtgcaaaggaaaatcaccaccAGAACCTGCACTATAATGACCTGTTCAGTGATGTGACGCCTCAAGGATTCACCACCAGCTATTGAGTTGTTATCTGGCATATTGtatatgtatgaaaaatattttacacacTTCCAAACGCCAAATGATATACCTTCTAATATCAAAATGAGATCATAAATCCTAATACTTTAATACCCAAGTCCACCTTCTTTGAAATCAAAAGATGTAAGTGCAGTTATTTACCAAAACCCCTCCCTGCAGTAATGTAGCATTGTGGCACACAGTTTCAAATGTCTTGTGCTGAGCTCTGCAGTCTTTTAAGGGAGGACTGTGCATGTCCCTTAAGTCTCTTAACTGCTAGTACCACTAATTGGCTATCTATAGACAGATGTTAGATACATTGAGTGCTGAAGAGTCTCTGAGTGACCTCACTAGTGCTACTGCCAGAAGGGATTGTAAAATACCACATAGAAAAAGTACCTTTGGGCAGTCAGCCTTTTCCTACCAAGCAGCACATGCCTGGAACACGATAGCCACAGAACTATGGAACATCACATCTTTCAACTCTTTCTCCAAATCTATAAAACTGGTTGACAATGCTGTCAAAATCTGCTGTAGTGGTTATGTTTTACTGTATGTGGTTTTATATGTGTTTATTTGCTTCAGTCTTTGCTCATGTGCttttgtatgttttctttttatgcaATCAACCTGCCAGAAACGGCAGATGAAAGTgtggctaaatctggcaca
It contains:
- the LOC144513630 gene encoding odorant receptor 131-2-like — translated: MPDNNSIAGGESLRRHITEQVIIVQVLVVIFLCINMLLIVTFFKKESFYTTARYILFAVTLLSDSFILFMSDILLILSYFRFTMQIGLCIIIYIPLSLYTFVTPVTLTAMTLERYVAICMPLRHGELCSTRSALNSILIIHGLSSVPCIVVLSIFFASVTHNLYTQYRICSMDIFVFLRWQDHIKLAVYQCYFLIMSVTIIFSYIGIMKVAKAASGENKKSSWKGLSTVILHAFQLLLCLIQLWCPFIETAVFQINLMLYINVRYFNYITFNLAPRCLSPLIYGLRDENFFLALKYYVPFRYYCVKNNVP